From Rhododendron vialii isolate Sample 1 chromosome 7a, ASM3025357v1:
AATTCATATCACACAAATTTACTTTGTGCATGAAAAAACGTGCATGCCTATCTGCATAGTATTGAATTGTGGCACATGCGGGTGTTCCAATTtcctaaaaaatgaatttttcaaaaagaaagataatttcaaactaaaaaattatatgtttacataaataattttttaattaatatggatcttattccATAAATcttattgagatattttaaatagtgaaaaaaaattaaaaaattattttttatttttattatatttaagcttaaaattatctttttaaaaaaaaatttaaaaagaaagcgaaacAGGCCTAAGACTGCCACAGCTAAGGGTCATCATCCCAGCCCGTCACATCGCTACTCAAGCCCGCCTACTAGCCGGGCCGattgggctttttctttttggcgagccgggctacctaccataaattgaagcctAAACCCggcccacgggctagcccaattaGCGGGCCAATGGGCCAAAAGCCGGGCGGGCCAACGGGCGGACTTAAATTTCCTTAGGCAAAACTAAaccaagagaaaaaagaaagggttttgtgggattttgggctaataggcGGGCTTTTGGGCGGGTACCACTGGCGAGCTACCGGGCGGGCTCACGGGCCAGGGCGAGCCTACGGACCGGGCCGAGTAAAAACTCATAGGTCCAAGCCAGCCCATTACAAACTATAGGCCAGTCTAGCCCGCCCGTTTTACGGGAAAGAGCTGGATAAAAGACGGACGGACTTTGGATGGGTCGCGGGCTTTCgagctaaatgatgacccttagccACAACTTTCCAAATAcgataaaaaattaacaataaagACAATATGGGTGGGGCGCAAAAGATCTTAAAAATCATAGGCCACTTAGGAAGGATCATGAAATAATCATGATGTATACGATAAATCAATTCTTTCATGAAAACGACATTGAACTACTGCCGtattgaaatggaaatgattGTCTATGATGTATCGACCAGATTGGAGAAGAATAAAACCTTTTTACGGGGCGTCCCGTAAAGAAGATTTACGGCGCTAATCGCGcgtgtccaaaagtattttcgaCGGTctgaattgaaaatcaatttttaccagtcaaaattgaaaaacatcCCAGCCATTGATTGCGTGAATAGACCGATGAGATTGAGCAGAACCGTGAATaccgccgtgaataagtttctcccTTTTTCTCTACAACTGTGCTATACGAAccgatttttcaaaatagacaGCCCGCATAGATGAAATTTGGACCCGTTTTGGATCTCACAAAGATTATCGAagtcactcattttgttcaaaacatcgTGTTTAAAGTCTCCGTAATAAATTTGCTCATTTGCATGTTGGTGAGGgggtttacgaaacatccaactttgcttcagaaaatagcctgttttctgttttctgaaGCAAAATTGAGTGTTTCGTATACcttcttaccgatatccaaatgGGTTGATTTTTCACGAGGACCTTAAATAAGATATTTTGAACAAGATAAATTATTCCGATCATTTTTGAGAGACCCAAAAATAGTCCAAAATTCCATCCATGCGGGCTGTTTGTATTGAAAAATCTGTGTCAGTATTAAATTACTGTTTTCTCTATGGCATCATCACATGTCTAGACCCCACAGGTCAACTAGATTTGTGTAAACTCCCTTGATTGACCCTCTTCACTAAATTCAGAGaggcacattttttttttttttcggtcaagGAAATTCAAAGAGGTACATATTTGTACCCTCTTGTGTGAGGTTATAAATTACTAGTAAATACTACAAACAGATAACAAGTCCTACACAAACACAccctccgttccagaaatcttcttaaaaaataagtagcttatttcacattttcaaactcaaaaataatataaatgaaaaataattttttaattttttttgcatcgtataaaagatttcgatgagatcttttaaacaagatctatattgcatatttttagattttaataaatctataatttttgagcttgaaattgtctttttaaaaaataaggtcttttttttgtttccggaacggagcctaactcAACTGTCTAGTCTCCCCCTCCCCTTGATATCCTAGAGAGAACGACTTCTTCCTCCACCCATACTACACTGGGGGAAACGAACCAAAacacaaacaagaaaatgaagtgggCTCTTCTCCTACTAAACGCCATCTTCCTCACCATCGGCGCCTGCGGCAGCCCCATGGTCATGCGCCTCTACTTCATCCATGGCGGCAACCGAGTATGGCTATTGAGCTGGTTGGTAACCGGCGGCTGGCCCATCAATTTCATTCCTCTTCTCGTAACCTACTTCCTCCGCCGCCACAAAGAAGGCCCCGCCACCAAGCTCTACTTCATGGGACGTCCGGTGTTTGTTGCCGCCACTGTCATCGGCATCCTCACCGGACTCGACAACTACCTCTACACCTACGGGATTGCCCGCCTCCCCGTATCGACCTCCTCTCTGGTGCTCGCGTCCCAACTGGCTTTCACCGCGGTCTTCGCGTTTCTTCTGGTGAAGCAGAAGTTCACTCCGTATTCGATCAACGCAATAGCGTTGCTCACCGTCGGAGCAGGAGTTCTAGCTCTTCACACGAGCAGTGATCGGCCGGAGGGAGAGTCGAGCAAGGAGTATTTTATGGGTTTCTTCATGACGGTGGCAGCTGCAGTTTTGTACGGGTTTATACTGCCGTTGGTGGAGATGACGTATAAAAGGGCAAGACAGGCTCTCACTTATACGCTGGTGTTGGAGATTCAGGTGGTCATGTGTTTCTTTGCTACTGTATTCTGCACTATTGGTATGGCTATCAACAAGGACTTCaaggtaactctctctctctctcactcacacaCATGCCGGCTGAGAGCATATCTATCCTATCTTCTAGGACGACACACCACCCACTGCAGACTGAAGTTAAGAAGCCTTCTTTAATAGGATATATAAAGAAATTCTTTTCCCCGGAGGCTCCGtaaatcactacaagaaaaagcatgtttagtgacgaaaaagtggcgacaaaatttaatttcgtcgctaaatgagtatatttggcgacaaaaaaataaattcgtcactgttttgataacttccttgacgaaattattttgtcaccaattataactatttagcgacgaaaaagatatttttgtcaccaaaggctcctatttggcgatgaaataaaattttcgtcaccaaaagagtaaaaaaggagacgaaattattttttgtcgccaaagataacttttcggtgacggaaaaaatattttgtcgccaaatgaaccaatttggcgacgaaaaatatttccgtcttctttttacgttttcagtgacgaaaaatttatcctttcgtgacgaaatttatgaattacgcttgttcaccaaatatatttcgggcataattctttgctcagaactccgattgagataatttaaattgggtttgaacaataacataaagagctacgattttcatgtttattaaaattgctaattttaatgtttaatagttcaaaatgccgttcaaaatatattttaatgttcaatgtatgtgttatatattagatatttcaaacatatgctgaaaaatTTGTGTgatgtagttggttaaagcttgcgtgcataacttaggagactcgggttcgaaaccccgcaggagcaagaaagtgagatttttttcacatataaggatgtctttcgcgacgaaaaatttcgtcactgatgggtcacctttgacgagccaaagggaataatttgtgacgaaattttttgtcatcgaaaaagcacaataggtgacgaagaaaatttcgtcaccaagtcatttttccgtgacgaaatttttcgtcaccaaaaggcactataggtgacgaaaaatagatttcgtcaccaagtaggaatcctcgacaaccaatgcaattttttttttcgtcacctatattatttgtgacgaaaaacatacaatttgcgacgattttcattcgtcacccaatgcaatttttcttgtaatgaATAACCTGTTCACATAGCAGCGTAATTTCAGTCGTCTATTCACCtaatcaatggctgagattcgttttcaattatgaccggtcacaattaactctTCTCAAAAAAGTTTCGTTAACATCTTgaccatccaaaatacttttagacggtCACAATTGAGTGTTGTAAACAAGTTTTACAGTATCTctgtaaagaagattttctcataAAGAAAACATCAATGTTTCCATTCCAAATATCAGACTGTAAATATGATATGGTATTGCTACTTTCCAATTACATGCTGCTTTCCTAAGGTTTATGCGAGGTAGCTTACATGTCAACATATGTGAGTTCGTTTGAAGTTCTGAGTCCAGCCCCGGTCTATGATTTAGAGGATGTATGAACTAAAAGGATGAATTTGTGAAACTAAGGCAAAACCACAAAAGTTGTTTAACATTAGTTGAACGCAACAATTGTCATAAATCTTGATTCCCTTGTAGATTCGTGTCGGTTTTTAGTGAATAATAAATCGAATTGGTGATCGAACTGTGAATCATACGATTCACCACCGATTTTATATAAACATTGATTCACCTATAGATTTGTTTCGTTTTTTCGAGAATTGTGCATCGAATTGCGAATTGTTTGATTCTGACGACTATGCCTCCTAAGCTCCTACCAATACTATACTATGTGGTTACGAGGATTAAGTTTtatacttaggccccgttccagaaatcttctaaaaaaaataagcagcttattttacattttcaaattcaaaaataatgtaaatgaaaaataatttttaaaattttttttgcactgtataaaagatcttattgagatctatcaaacaagatctatattggcagaaaaattatttacgtaaacacattatttttgagcttgaaattgccttcttaaaaaataagtacttaaattgAGTTGCTGAACGGAGCCTCAAGGGAAAGTGAATAAAGAAACTGTAATGTCCCGAGCAGACCATTGGTCCAGTACCCTAATTTTGATTcacaggccacaccacatgacccaaaagcttaagcacaaggtactagtagtagcccacaaggtttgttatatccccaagatcatccatgtagacttccgatgtaggacggggtgttacaatctccccaactttatagcatcgcgccctcgcgaggggttaAGCACTATAATCTCCATTATAAATCAaatcaacaaccaaatcaaaccaaactccatggGCTCACAcggtcgtgtacatggatggctttgataccacttttgtcacgccccaaatccgGGAGCATGACCGGCTTCGTGTCCCATAATTGCTTCATGGTACACGGCCGGTCATGCTCCCGGATTTGGGGCATGATAGAAACAATTAAACACAAATCTACCCCGAGGCCAAACCTATGATTCATGAtgggaaggttttttttttttgccaaaatggtagaagtttttttttgatcattattACAATGGTAGAAGATTTCATTCATGCCGCAATGGGAAGTCATGATCCTAGTCAATTTGGAAAACCCAATTCATTGCACCTTCCAAATTATGGAGTCACTTTATTTTAGTACCAAAAGTTTGAGTAATATATATTATCCAATGTGTCGTGAATGAACGCAAATTTATTCACCTAAAtgatctccaaaaaaaaaataaaaatgaatgaaGTAGTTAGGGACTCAGGTAGATTTGATTTACGAAAAGTCTATGGTTCCCGATCAAAGGGATCCCGACACCCCGTCAGGCCCAGTCCGGCCACCGCTGTTTGATTTATACAAGTAGCATACCTTTCCATCAATAACATGGGCCCATAAGCAACGTCTTCGTGACACCTCAAATGGCCATTATTGCACGCTTTGTGATGGACATTACACAAACGTGTGGTTCTAGAGCATTCTTATCACCCACaacaaattttggaccaaattaatccTCAGAACCCACTTTTCTCCTTTAACTAATCATTTTTCGCAATTACACAGAATTAGGCTTCCTATTATGACCGAACTGTATTAAACTATTCATTTTCTCTAATTCtactttttaaaacaaaaggaCCAAATTAATCCTCAAAAcctatttttctcctttaacTAATCACTTTTTCACAATTACACATAATCAGGCTCTCTATTATGACCGAACTGTAttaaactattcattttttctaattctacttttcaaaacaaaaggcCATGGAAAACAATCATTGTATTAGTATAACAATAGTCACTCAACTTCCTACGAGAGCGCCCTCAAATAAGCAAAAGTGTAGACGTTCATCCCCGGCCGTTGGATCGTGATTTCAATAATTCAGATCTGCTAATGGTCTTAAACCATTTATGATCATAAATGATTTAAGACCGAATTATTAAAATCACGATCCAATGGTTACGTCGACCTTTTTGCTTATTTATTAAGGGCGCCCTCATAGGTAACAATAGTATATACCACGTCGTAGCAAATGAAAAGTGGCAAGGCAAAAAGCCTGAGCCTCTGTAGCAATTCCATTTTGCAGCCACGTAGAAGCGAGCCTGATGCAGGTCAATAATGGAGGCTTTCCTCCCTTGTTTAGCTAGAGGGAAGGAGTAGAGATGTCATAAGCGTGTTCTAAGAGCATCGACagtggaataagtaaaataaaaaattgttaaagttaataatattggatcaaaaaaatgctcacatttgaataatcaaatctagcaatctcttaacaacttatcaaattttggcttttcaataatcaaagttagcaatattttgttaataaccaaattttatctctcaatcaactAAACCAACATCACGCAAAAACTTCcctcttccattctctctcttccactctctctctctctctctcaacaatgttttcaaaaaataattttaaaagactgtaactttcagatttttttttctgttttttttcagaaacttatttttttacaacatacagttttttcaaaaattttaaaaactataagtaaataaagtgtgtttttcaaaaatctgttttgaaatttcaaaactcttttatagaaaactattttttacacaaaatctgtttttaaaaaactgtatttatagtttttaaaatttcaaaactatttgtgtaaatataattctttcaaaatttctcaaaattgtatttacagtttttaagtgaacaaagttttttgaaaaactgttttttattttgaaaaactaattttttttcaactatttttaacataaactgtttttcttccttcaaaaatcgctttttcaaaaaatatgcgtgaaatgaaggaaaaaagtttggagggccgattggttttgattatggacaaaaaataaccaatgtgggatttggcattgctaactttagcaacctctaaatggataatcaaaatctgatgttgCATGTTTTGGTTATTaacatttgcttattccactactgatgctctaagagcataaTTTCTTCCTAAAATGGTCCCAACTTTTTGGTACCCAATCTCTAATGCACATAATTACCGAAAAACGTATCTTATTATTTGACAATCTAGCAAAACGCATCTTTTTCTTGTCAAATAACACATCAAATGATGTTGGTCAAGCCTCAAGACAAAACATAATAATATCGGGTCTTAAGAGTCTTTTTCCTGCGTTTCAATCAACCAAGctttatcaaaaacaaaaacaggagTAGTGGACCAATTTAAcaccaataaacaaaaacttACCACACAGAATTCTCCATTATCCCCTAcccatgagaaaagaaaaagaaaagaaaagaaaagaaaaagaccatCCTGGGTCTCGGATCCAGGGAGgcgggggctgctgtccccttggggcAGCAGCGCGCTACTGTGCCCGAATTCTGAGCCCACTTcagtctcgctccgatgatcgaaagtgttcacttcgtagagctcgtcgagtagaacagctatgcaaaaaatcagcttaattggatatcatgaagtgcctgatcggaacccatataactctcggtccatgggttacagtagatttgatccaatgtttcggatccattcttttcaagataaaaaagttCAAATCAGGAACTTAATGACAtccaattaagttgattttttgcatagttcttctactcgacgagttctacgaagtgaacgcttccgatcatctGAGTGAGACCGAAGTGGACCCAGAATTCGGGCACAGCAGCCTCCCGCCTTCGCTCAGATCCTCTGTGTAGTTGTCTCTCCCCACTCGCTAACCTAGTTCCCGTTATAGCATCTCCAGGAGCCTCAAAGGAGTTCTAGCCAAAATGCCTAGGAAAAGTCTCATTGGCTAGCCATTTAACATATGGGTATCCAACAGCCTAGGCTTTTGAAGTCATCCATACTCCACCTGTACCAGATTTCAACccatctctttctctttctctctctctcacctcgaAAATTCCTGCAAACCCAGAACCAAGAAATGCACAAATACCAAATTCATCTCTATCTCTCCGAATTCTGCAAACCCACTTGATCTGCACCACCGTCGCCCTCCTCCTCCACTCCGTTCACGCTGGATCTTCGCCGATGTCATCCTCAAGTAGTCAATTCCATAATGGTAGCTCCACCACCGCTTAATCGACGACAACGGCAACCAAACCCACCAACATCCTCACCGAAAAAACCCACCTCGCAGCACCTCAAAAccattcagagagagagaaagagatagcACCTT
This genomic window contains:
- the LOC131332048 gene encoding purine permease 1-like gives rise to the protein MKWALLLLNAIFLTIGACGSPMVMRLYFIHGGNRVWLLSWLVTGGWPINFIPLLVTYFLRRHKEGPATKLYFMGRPVFVAATVIGILTGLDNYLYTYGIARLPVSTSSLVLASQLAFTAVFAFLLVKQKFTPYSINAIALLTVGAGVLALHTSSDRPEGESSKEYFMGFFMTVAAAVLYGFILPLVEMTYKRARQALTYTLVLEIQVVMCFFATVFCTIGMAINKDFKAIPREAREFGLGETTYYVVLVCNGLAGQGFFLGAIGVIFTGSSLLCAIIIAVLLPMTEILAVIFYKEKFTAEKGVSLVLSLWGFVSYFYGELKHSKEKSETQTPETEMAVDISVTTPS